CCTCTTTGATCTTGGCGTCGTCCCGCAGGCCGAGCCATTCACCAAACTCTTCCACCAGGGCATCATTCTCGGTGAAGACGGCGAAAAGATGTCCAAGAGCCGCGGCAACGTGGTCAGCCCCGACACGATCATCGCGTCGCACGGCACCGACACGCTCCGCCTCTACCTGATGTTCCTCGGACCGCTCGAGGCCATGAAACCCTGGAGCATGTCCCAGATCGAGGGCGTCTTCCGCTTCCTCCAAAAGGTCTGGCGCGAATGCATCGGCCGCGAGGGCGAGATCAACCCGAAGATCAGCGACGACGCCTCTGCCGATTCCACCGAGCTCCTCAAAACCCTCCACGAAACCATCAAGAAGGTCGGCGACGACATCGAGGCCATGCGTTTCAACACCGCGATCTCGCAGATGATGATTTTCATCAACGCGGTCCAGAAGGCCGAGCGCGTCAGCCTCGCCACCATCCGTGCCTTCCTGCAAGTGCTCGCCCCGCTCGCCCCGCACATCACGGAGGAACTTTGGTCGCGTCTAGGCGGCACCAGCTCGATCCAGCAGGCACCCTGGCCCGCCTACGATCCGGCCAAACTCGTCGCCACCGAACAGAAGATCGTCGTCCAAATAAACGGCAAAAAACGCGCCGAACTGCTGGTCGCAGTCGGAACTAAGCAGGATATCGCCATGCGTCTCGCCGAAACCAATCCCGATTGCGCTCCGCATCTTACGGGAAAAACCATCAAGCGAGTCGTCTTCGTGCCCGGCAAGATCCTCAATATTGTTGTTGAATAAACGTCCTGAGGACAACATCAACTAGGGTATAGACCCTAGTTGATGTTCGGTATGCGCTTTGCTAAAACGACAATCGTCCGTTAAAGATCATATCGAATTTCCCTAGGATGATTTCAACCGCCATGAGCACCATCAAGCGCCTTACCTGCAAGACCGGCCCGGTCTTTTTGACCGTGGCCTTTTTCGTTGTCCTGGCATCGTTTTCACAGGCCGCCGACTCGAAGCGAAAAAACCCGACGAGCAAGCTCTATGTTGCTGATGTCGAAGGTATTTCCTCCATCAACACGGGCGAAAAAATCGAGGATTTAACCAAGAAATCGGTTTACGCCGCCGAAGGCACCATTCTGGAAACCACGCCCGAGGCCAGCAACGCCATCGTGCTGTCCAATGGCACCGGCATCGCGTTCGATCCGGACACCCGTTTGGAAATGCGTCGCTTCCTTCAAGAGCCCTTTTCCCCCAACCGCACCGATCTGGAAGTGGAGCCTTCCGTTTCCCAAACCACCGCCTTCATTGGTCGTGGAACCGTTGGTATGTGCACCAGTAAGATGGTGGCCGGTAGCACGATGACCTACAACACGCGCCACGCCAGCGTGGCGATTCGCGGACGCAAGGTTGTGATCGAAACCAGCGACGATTCCACCGTGGTCTCCTTGCTGGAAGGTGATGTGACCGTGCGCGGCGATCTTATGTCCGGCGGTCAATCCCTCAAGCCCGGCCAGCAAGCCGTCATTACGCGGACCTCCAATTCACAGCCTCCCTCGATTAAGATCCAGGATATCCCGCCTGCTGACATGGGCCGCCTCAGCGCGAAGGTTACGCAAGCCTGTATGGCTCGTAAAACCGTCTATTTCGAAGTGTCGGAGCGCAAAAACATAGACATTCCAGAAGATATATTGATTCCCGTGCCGGTATATCCCGGCGTGATCCCTCCCTCGACGACGGTGAGCCCCTACACGGTGCCACCCGCTCCCTCAGCTTAACAAGCGTCCATAGCGCTTCCTTTTAAACTGATCATGTCCCCACGTATTTCTTGGCGATGGATGGCTGTCGCCATCGGGGGCGTCTCTTTGCAGCTTTCGTCGGCTCACGCGCTGATCAAATTCAATGAAGGCCGTGACCAGCTGTTCGTGATCGGCACGATGGCGATTGGCTACGATTCGAATATCTTCGCTAACAGTTCGGCCGAATCAGACGTGGTCACCAATACCACGCTTGCGCTCGAATACGCCCGCCGGGCCGGACTCATCAGCGTCAACGGCAACATTGGCTGGAATCTGGGCAGCTTTGCTTCGAATGGCTCGGAAGATTTCTCGAATCCCACCATGGGATTGGAACTCGTGAAAAACACCGGGCGCACCACGGGATCGTTTACCTTGGGTGCCTCCCGGCAAAGTCAGGCAGATGCGAATGTCGGCCTGCGCACCGATTCGTGGAACTACGATGCGGGCCTTAATTGGAAATATCCCGTCATCGAGCGTTACAGCCTCGCCGGATCCTTCGGCTACAGCTTGCTCGATTACATCGACAACTCGGCGAACCTGGTGGACTTGACCAGTTACACGGCCAGCACGGACCTGTTTTACACCTACACCTCGCAGCGCGATCTTTTCGCAGGCTATCGTATCCGCTTCGGCGAGACTTCCACGCAAAACACGATCACCGATCATGCGTTCACCGTGGGTGTTTCGGGTAAAATCCTCTCGAAACTCAACGGCACGGTGCGTGCCGGTTACCAAATCCGTCAGGAAAGCGCATCCGGCGATACGTTTGGCAGCTACACCGCCTCGGCCTCCACCACGTGGTCGGTTAATAAACGCCTCTCGCTCACGGGCACGTTGAGCAAGGACTTCAGCACCACGGCGACCGAATCGACCATGGATACCACGCGGTTCAACCTCGATGCCCAATACGCCTTCAATCATCGCTGGTCGGTTTTCACTGGCGTGGGCGCCGGTTACAGCGAGTTTCTCAACGGTGTTGATGGTGGCCGCGAAGACTACTACATCACCTGGAGCGCAGGCGTGAACTACACGCTTAACGACCACTTCAAGGCTTCCCTCACCTACAGCTATTTTCAAAACTGGTCCAATCGCTCCCTCTCGACGTTTGACCGTAATTCGTTAACGCTCTTTTTGTCTTCACGCTGGTAAGCCTTCCCATGTTCAAGCGCATCCTTTACCTCCTTTTTCTGAGTGCCAGCCTGATGGGATCGCTCGTTCACGCCCAATCCAAGGCTCCCGCCCCCGCCAGCCAGACTGCGCTGGCCTACAAGGTCACCCTCACGGATTTGTTGCGCATCGACATTTATCAGGAGGATGACCTCCGCACCATCTCGCGCGTCGACTCGAAGGGTAACATCAACTTGCCGCTGGTGAGCGAAGTGCACGTGGCCGGCCTGACGGTCAGCGAAGCCCAAAAAGCCGTCGAAAACGCCTACCGTGACGGCCGTTATCTCCGCAGTCCCCAGGTGACCATCAACGTCGAAGCTTATGCCGCCCGCGAAGTCTCCATCCAGGGCCAGGTCCGTTCGCCCGGTCGCTATCCGCTGCCCATCGAGACGTCCATGACGGTCTTGGAATTGGTCACCCGCGCCGGCGGTTTCACCGACACCGCCAAAGGCACCGCGGTGAATGTCACCCGCGTATCCCCCGAGGGTAAAAAACAAGTTTTCACGATCGATGTGGACAGTCTGCTCAAGGGCAAGGATCGCGCCAACATCGGCGACAACTCTCTCATGCTTGAACCCGGAGACATCGTCTTCGTTCCTGAGCGTCTTATTTAAGAAACATGTCCTCGGTTCAAAAGCCATCGTCAGCCACCAAGGTCTCCGGTCGAGACGAAGAGATCATCGAGCGCCGCACGCTCCGTGATTATTACATCATCCTGCGCGAGCGCCTCTGGATCGCGCTGCCGC
This portion of the Rariglobus hedericola genome encodes:
- a CDS encoding FecR domain-containing protein; amino-acid sequence: MSTIKRLTCKTGPVFLTVAFFVVLASFSQAADSKRKNPTSKLYVADVEGISSINTGEKIEDLTKKSVYAAEGTILETTPEASNAIVLSNGTGIAFDPDTRLEMRRFLQEPFSPNRTDLEVEPSVSQTTAFIGRGTVGMCTSKMVAGSTMTYNTRHASVAIRGRKVVIETSDDSTVVSLLEGDVTVRGDLMSGGQSLKPGQQAVITRTSNSQPPSIKIQDIPPADMGRLSAKVTQACMARKTVYFEVSERKNIDIPEDILIPVPVYPGVIPPSTTVSPYTVPPAPSA
- a CDS encoding outer membrane beta-barrel protein yields the protein MAVAIGGVSLQLSSAHALIKFNEGRDQLFVIGTMAIGYDSNIFANSSAESDVVTNTTLALEYARRAGLISVNGNIGWNLGSFASNGSEDFSNPTMGLELVKNTGRTTGSFTLGASRQSQADANVGLRTDSWNYDAGLNWKYPVIERYSLAGSFGYSLLDYIDNSANLVDLTSYTASTDLFYTYTSQRDLFAGYRIRFGETSTQNTITDHAFTVGVSGKILSKLNGTVRAGYQIRQESASGDTFGSYTASASTTWSVNKRLSLTGTLSKDFSTTATESTMDTTRFNLDAQYAFNHRWSVFTGVGAGYSEFLNGVDGGREDYYITWSAGVNYTLNDHFKASLTYSYFQNWSNRSLSTFDRNSLTLFLSSRW
- a CDS encoding polysaccharide biosynthesis/export family protein, translating into MFKRILYLLFLSASLMGSLVHAQSKAPAPASQTALAYKVTLTDLLRIDIYQEDDLRTISRVDSKGNINLPLVSEVHVAGLTVSEAQKAVENAYRDGRYLRSPQVTINVEAYAAREVSIQGQVRSPGRYPLPIETSMTVLELVTRAGGFTDTAKGTAVNVTRVSPEGKKQVFTIDVDSLLKGKDRANIGDNSLMLEPGDIVFVPERLI